The following proteins come from a genomic window of Achromobacter sp. AONIH1:
- a CDS encoding DNA-binding transcriptional regulator: protein MSPTDMQAWRQHMGYSQRAAADALGVSLPTLQAMERGSAFATGRPVAIDRRTALACAAIAAKLSEWEPINSATDAKK, encoded by the coding sequence ATGAGTCCCACAGATATGCAGGCCTGGCGCCAGCACATGGGCTACTCTCAACGCGCTGCGGCTGATGCCCTGGGAGTCAGTCTTCCGACACTGCAAGCGATGGAGCGCGGGTCGGCGTTTGCGACCGGGAGGCCAGTGGCAATCGATCGAAGAACGGCCCTTGCATGCGCCGCAATAGCGGCCAAGCTCTCAGAGTGGGAACCGATCAATAGCGCAACGGATGCCAAGAAATGA
- a CDS encoding MFS transporter, translated as MLLPILLLSAAGFTILTTEFLIVGLLPGLARDLDVTVSQAGLLVTLFAFTVAATGPLLTALMANIERKRLFIGVLILFGLSNALAMAAPNIWVMAVARFVPALALPVFWSLASATAVELVGPARAGRAISLVAFGIVAATVFGIPIGVLISDAFGWRAAFGVLSAVAFAKALLLWIAFPSTRIQSEDVKLVTQLRILRKPIVVGHVLLSLLVFTGMFTAYTYLADMLERLAGFNGQIVGWTMMAFGAVGLIGNTVGGHLVDRSPLGATALFSALMAAGLATLVPVIHSHGLLAAALAVWGIAQAALFIVCHVRLMKSAPEAPAFAASLNISGANIGIGLGAVVGGRVIDTYGLAALGGAAAIIVAVSVGLAIALMAASRGGRRDHAAEDVMVTTAKPACPDAAS; from the coding sequence ATGCTATTGCCCATCCTGCTGCTTTCGGCCGCCGGTTTCACCATCCTGACCACCGAGTTCCTGATCGTCGGCCTGCTTCCCGGCCTGGCTCGCGATCTGGACGTCACCGTGTCCCAGGCCGGCCTGCTGGTCACGCTGTTCGCCTTCACGGTCGCCGCCACCGGACCGCTGCTGACGGCGCTGATGGCCAACATCGAGCGCAAGCGCCTGTTCATCGGCGTGCTGATCCTGTTCGGCCTGTCCAATGCGCTGGCCATGGCCGCGCCCAACATCTGGGTCATGGCCGTGGCGCGCTTCGTGCCCGCGCTGGCGCTGCCCGTGTTCTGGTCGCTGGCCAGCGCCACCGCTGTCGAGCTGGTCGGCCCGGCGCGCGCCGGCCGCGCCATCTCGCTGGTGGCCTTCGGCATCGTGGCGGCGACGGTGTTCGGCATTCCCATCGGCGTGCTGATCTCGGATGCATTCGGCTGGCGCGCCGCCTTCGGCGTGCTGTCGGCCGTCGCCTTCGCCAAGGCCCTGCTGCTGTGGATCGCATTCCCCAGCACCCGCATCCAGAGCGAGGATGTCAAGCTCGTCACGCAGCTGCGCATCCTGCGCAAGCCCATCGTGGTCGGCCATGTGCTGCTGTCGCTGCTGGTCTTCACCGGCATGTTCACCGCCTACACCTACCTGGCGGACATGCTGGAACGGCTGGCCGGCTTCAACGGCCAGATCGTGGGCTGGACCATGATGGCGTTCGGCGCGGTCGGGCTGATCGGCAATACCGTGGGCGGCCACCTGGTGGACCGCAGCCCGCTCGGCGCCACCGCGCTGTTCTCGGCGCTGATGGCCGCCGGCCTGGCCACGCTGGTGCCAGTCATCCACTCGCATGGCCTGCTGGCCGCCGCGCTGGCGGTCTGGGGCATCGCCCAAGCCGCGCTGTTCATCGTCTGCCACGTGCGCCTGATGAAGTCCGCGCCCGAGGCGCCGGCCTTCGCGGCATCGCTCAACATCTCCGGCGCCAATATCGGCATCGGGTTGGGCGCGGTGGTCGGCGGACGCGTGATCGACACCTACGGCCTGGCTGCGCTGGGCGGAGCCGCGGCGATCATCGTCGCGGTCTCGGTCGGGCTGGCCATCGCGCTGATGGCAGCCTCGCGCGGCGGCCGGCGCGACCATGCCGCCGAGGATGTCATGGTGACCACGGCCAAGCCCGCCTGCCCGGACGCGGCCAGCTGA
- a CDS encoding HAD family hydrolase, with translation MSALILFDFDGTLADTAPDLAAAANRQRTRKGLEPMPYEALRPVASQGARGLLRVALGLKPGDADYEPTRLQFLEDYAAESTVHSKLFPGIVELLAGIRERGLSWGIVTNKVTYLTLPIVEFLDLTRESAVLVCGDTTAHAKPHPLPLQHAAREAGFAVERCVYVGDDLRDIQAAHAAGMPAVAAAYGYVGEEDNVGSWEAERCAHSPAELWAAIEPLLPADLR, from the coding sequence ATGAGCGCACTGATCCTGTTCGACTTCGACGGCACGCTGGCCGATACCGCCCCCGACCTGGCCGCGGCGGCCAACCGGCAGCGCACCCGCAAGGGCCTGGAACCCATGCCCTACGAAGCCCTGCGTCCGGTCGCCTCGCAAGGCGCGCGTGGCCTGCTGCGCGTGGCGCTGGGCCTGAAACCGGGCGACGCCGACTATGAGCCGACGCGCCTGCAGTTCCTGGAAGACTACGCCGCCGAATCCACCGTGCACAGCAAGCTGTTCCCCGGCATCGTCGAACTGCTGGCCGGCATCCGCGAGCGCGGCCTGTCGTGGGGCATCGTGACCAACAAGGTCACCTACCTGACCCTGCCCATCGTCGAATTCCTGGACCTGACCCGCGAGAGCGCCGTGCTGGTCTGCGGCGACACCACCGCCCACGCCAAGCCGCACCCCCTGCCCCTGCAACATGCCGCGCGCGAGGCCGGTTTCGCCGTCGAACGCTGCGTCTATGTCGGCGACGACCTGCGCGACATCCAGGCCGCCCATGCCGCCGGCATGCCGGCCGTGGCCGCGGCCTATGGCTATGTGGGCGAAGAAGACAACGTAGGCAGCTGGGAAGCCGAGCGCTGCGCGCACTCCCCCGCCGAACTCTGGGCCGCCATCGAGCCCCTGCTGCCCGCCGATCTGCGCTGA
- the ubiG gene encoding bifunctional 2-polyprenyl-6-hydroxyphenol methylase/3-demethylubiquinol 3-O-methyltransferase UbiG yields MTTHIEDSAPATVNADQAELDKFSALASRWWDPESEFKPLHAINPLRLEWIQECAGSLAGKTVLDVGCGGGILSESMARAGATVTGIDLAEKSLKIAKLHGLESGVKVEYRKVPVEELAAEQPARYDVVTCMEMLEHVPDPASVVRACSTLVKPGGWVFFSTLNRNPKSFLFAIVGAEYVLRLLPRGTHSYEQFIKPSELSAAARGANLEPVSMRGMEYNPITQIYSLSADTSVNYLMATRK; encoded by the coding sequence ATGACCACGCATATCGAAGATTCCGCTCCCGCCACCGTCAACGCCGACCAGGCCGAACTGGACAAGTTCAGCGCGCTGGCCAGCCGCTGGTGGGACCCCGAAAGCGAGTTCAAGCCCCTGCACGCCATCAATCCGCTGCGCCTGGAATGGATCCAGGAATGCGCCGGCAGCCTGGCCGGCAAGACGGTGCTGGACGTGGGTTGCGGCGGCGGCATCCTGTCCGAGTCCATGGCCCGCGCCGGCGCGACGGTCACCGGCATCGACCTGGCCGAAAAATCGCTGAAGATCGCCAAGCTGCACGGCCTGGAATCCGGCGTGAAGGTCGAATACCGCAAGGTGCCCGTAGAGGAACTGGCGGCCGAGCAGCCCGCGCGCTACGACGTGGTCACCTGCATGGAAATGCTGGAGCACGTGCCCGATCCGGCCTCGGTGGTGCGGGCCTGCTCCACCCTGGTCAAGCCTGGCGGCTGGGTCTTCTTTTCGACCCTGAACCGCAACCCCAAGTCCTTCCTGTTCGCCATCGTCGGCGCTGAATACGTGCTGCGCCTGCTGCCGCGCGGCACCCATAGCTACGAGCAGTTCATCAAGCCCAGCGAACTGTCGGCCGCCGCGCGCGGCGCGAACCTGGAGCCCGTGTCGATGCGCGGCATGGAATACAACCCGATCACGCAGATCTATTCCTTGTCGGCCGACACCTCGGTCAACTACCTGATGGCAACCCGCAAATGA
- the ompA gene encoding outer membrane protein OmpA, whose protein sequence is MNKPSKFALALAFAAVTASGVASAQSYPNTVDNWRNPFGNVWKNGTNELCWRDAFWTPATGIPGCDGVPVAQQKAKPTPQAAKVVFNADTFFDFDKSTLKPEGRQLLDQVAQQAQGIDLETIIAVGHTDSIGSDAYNQKLSERRAASVKAYLVSKGIDPNRIYTEGKGKKAPIASNKTAQGRAQNRRVEIEIVGSRK, encoded by the coding sequence ATGAACAAACCCTCCAAATTCGCTCTGGCGCTCGCCTTCGCCGCCGTCACGGCCTCGGGTGTAGCCTCGGCCCAGTCCTACCCCAACACGGTGGACAACTGGCGCAACCCGTTCGGTAACGTTTGGAAGAACGGTACGAACGAACTGTGCTGGCGCGACGCCTTCTGGACCCCGGCCACCGGCATCCCCGGCTGCGACGGCGTTCCGGTTGCGCAACAAAAGGCCAAGCCGACCCCGCAAGCCGCCAAGGTCGTCTTCAACGCTGACACGTTCTTCGACTTCGACAAGTCGACGCTGAAGCCGGAAGGCCGCCAGCTGCTGGATCAAGTTGCCCAGCAAGCCCAGGGCATCGATCTGGAAACGATCATCGCCGTCGGCCACACCGACTCGATCGGCTCTGACGCCTACAACCAGAAGCTGTCCGAGCGCCGTGCCGCTTCGGTCAAGGCCTACCTGGTCAGCAAGGGCATTGATCCGAACCGTATCTACACCGAAGGCAAGGGCAAGAAGGCCCCGATCGCTTCGAACAAGACCGCTCAGGGCCGCGCCCAGAACCGTCGCGTTGAGATCGAAATCGTGGGTAGCCGCAAGTAA
- the gyrA gene encoding DNA gyrase subunit A, translating to MDSFAKETLPVSLEEEMRRSYLDYAMSVIVGRALPDVRDGLKPVHRRVLYAMHELNNDWNRAYKKSARIVGDVIGKYHPHGDQSVYDTIVRMAQDFSMRYMLVDGQGNFGSIDGDNAAAMRYTEIRLAKIAHELLADIDQETVDFGPNYDGSEQEPLLLPSRLPNLLVNGSSGIAVGMATNIPPHNLQEVVDGCLYCLRNPNCTVDELIELIPAPDFPTGGIIYGMSGVREGYRTGRGRVIMRAKTHFEDLEKGNRQAIVVDAIPYQVNKKTLQERIAELVNDKKIEGISDIRDESDKDGMRLVIELKRGEVPEVVLNNLYKNTQLQDTFGMNLVALVDGQPRLLNLKQMLDYFLQHRREVVTRRTVFQLRKARERGHVLEGLAVALANIDDFIAIIKAAPTPPVARQELMARSWDSSLVREMLSRADGDTPGGREAFRPDDLGAEFGLQGDGMYRLSDTQAQEILNMRLQRLTGLEQDKIVGEYKDIMSTIADLLDILARPERITTIIGEELQAIKAEFSTGAKDTRRSDIELNATELDTEDLITPTDMVVTLSHGGYIKSQPLSEYRSQKRGGRGKQATAMKENDWIDQLFIANTHDFLLCFSNRGRVYWLKVWEVPQGTRNSRGKPIVNMFPLADGEKITVVLPVKEFSDDHYVFMATTRGTVKKTPLSDFSNPRKAGIIAVDLDDGDYLIGADLTDGKHDVMLFSDAGKAVRFDENDVRPMGRNARGVRGMQLEDTQTVIALLVAGDETQSVLTATENGYGKRTPITEYTRHGRGTKGMIAIQTSSRNGKVVGAVLVMPSDEIMLITTGGVLVRTRVAEIREMGRATQGVTLINVDDGSSLSGVRRVVESDADDDSDLDENGQDAGDEGGDATDSTEPTEQ from the coding sequence ATGGATTCCTTTGCCAAGGAGACGCTTCCGGTATCGCTGGAAGAAGAGATGCGCCGCAGTTACCTTGATTACGCGATGAGCGTGATCGTAGGCCGGGCGCTTCCGGATGTGCGGGACGGCCTCAAGCCCGTCCACCGGCGCGTGCTCTACGCGATGCACGAACTGAACAACGACTGGAACCGCGCCTACAAGAAGTCGGCGCGTATCGTCGGGGACGTCATCGGTAAATACCACCCCCACGGCGACCAGTCCGTCTATGACACCATCGTCCGCATGGCGCAGGATTTCTCCATGCGTTACATGCTGGTCGACGGCCAGGGCAACTTCGGCTCGATCGACGGCGACAACGCGGCGGCGATGCGTTACACCGAAATCCGCCTGGCCAAGATCGCCCACGAACTGCTGGCCGACATCGACCAGGAAACCGTGGACTTCGGCCCCAACTACGACGGCAGCGAGCAAGAGCCGCTGCTGTTGCCGTCGCGGCTGCCCAACCTGCTGGTCAACGGCAGCTCGGGCATCGCGGTGGGCATGGCCACCAATATTCCGCCCCACAACCTGCAGGAAGTCGTCGACGGTTGCCTGTACTGCCTGCGCAATCCGAATTGCACGGTCGACGAGCTGATCGAGCTCATCCCGGCGCCGGACTTCCCCACGGGCGGCATCATCTACGGCATGTCGGGCGTGCGCGAAGGCTACCGCACCGGCCGCGGCCGCGTGATCATGCGTGCCAAGACGCACTTCGAAGACCTTGAAAAGGGCAACCGCCAGGCCATCGTGGTCGACGCGATCCCCTACCAGGTCAACAAGAAGACGCTGCAGGAACGCATCGCCGAGCTGGTCAACGACAAGAAGATCGAGGGCATCTCCGACATCCGTGACGAGTCGGACAAGGACGGCATGCGCCTGGTCATCGAGCTCAAGCGCGGCGAAGTGCCCGAGGTGGTGCTGAACAACCTCTACAAGAACACGCAGCTGCAGGACACCTTCGGGATGAACCTGGTGGCGCTGGTCGACGGCCAGCCGCGCCTGCTCAACCTGAAGCAGATGCTGGACTACTTCCTGCAGCATCGCCGGGAAGTGGTCACGCGCCGCACCGTGTTCCAGCTGCGCAAGGCGCGCGAGCGCGGTCACGTGCTGGAAGGCCTGGCCGTGGCGCTGGCCAACATCGACGACTTCATCGCCATCATCAAGGCGGCGCCGACGCCTCCCGTCGCGCGCCAGGAACTGATGGCGCGTTCGTGGGATTCGTCGCTGGTGCGTGAGATGCTGTCGCGCGCCGACGGCGACACGCCGGGCGGCCGCGAGGCTTTCCGTCCCGACGACCTGGGCGCGGAGTTTGGCCTGCAGGGCGATGGAATGTATCGCCTGAGCGATACGCAGGCGCAGGAAATCCTGAACATGCGCCTGCAGCGCCTGACCGGCCTGGAGCAGGACAAGATCGTTGGCGAATACAAGGACATCATGTCCACCATCGCCGACCTGCTCGACATCCTGGCCCGTCCGGAGCGCATCACCACCATCATTGGCGAGGAACTGCAGGCCATCAAGGCCGAGTTCTCGACCGGCGCCAAGGACACGCGTCGTTCCGACATCGAGCTCAACGCGACCGAACTCGACACCGAAGACCTGATCACGCCCACCGACATGGTCGTGACGCTGTCGCACGGCGGCTACATCAAGAGCCAGCCGCTGTCCGAGTACCGTTCGCAGAAGCGCGGCGGCCGCGGCAAGCAGGCCACGGCGATGAAGGAAAACGACTGGATCGACCAGCTGTTCATCGCCAACACGCACGACTTCCTGCTGTGCTTCTCGAACCGCGGCCGCGTGTACTGGCTGAAGGTCTGGGAAGTGCCGCAAGGCACGCGCAACTCGCGCGGCAAGCCCATCGTGAACATGTTCCCGCTGGCTGATGGCGAGAAGATCACCGTGGTGCTGCCGGTCAAGGAATTCAGCGACGACCACTACGTGTTCATGGCGACCACGCGCGGCACGGTCAAGAAGACCCCGCTGTCCGATTTTTCCAACCCGCGCAAGGCCGGCATCATCGCCGTGGATCTGGACGATGGCGACTACCTGATCGGCGCCGACCTGACCGACGGCAAGCATGACGTCATGCTGTTCTCCGACGCCGGCAAGGCCGTGCGCTTCGACGAGAACGACGTGCGTCCGATGGGCCGCAACGCGCGCGGCGTGCGCGGCATGCAGCTCGAGGACACCCAGACGGTGATCGCGCTGCTGGTTGCCGGCGACGAGACGCAAAGCGTGCTGACCGCCACCGAGAACGGCTACGGCAAGCGCACGCCGATCACCGAGTACACGCGCCACGGCCGCGGCACCAAGGGCATGATCGCCATCCAGACCAGCTCGCGCAACGGCAAGGTGGTCGGCGCCGTGCTGGTCATGCCGTCAGATGAAATCATGCTGATCACCACCGGCGGCGTGCTGGTGCGCACCCGTGTCGCGGAAATCCGCGAAATGGGCCGCGCCACGCAAGGCGTGACGCTGATCAACGTCGATGACGGCAGCTCGCTGTCCGGCGTGCGGCGCGTGGTGGAAAGCGATGCCGACGACGACAGCGACCTGGATGAGAATGGCCAGGACGCCGGCGACGAAGGCGGCGACGCAACGGATTCGACGGAACCTACGGAGCAATAA
- the serC gene encoding 3-phosphoserine/phosphohydroxythreonine transaminase yields the protein MARPWNFSAGPSALPEVVLRQAAAEMLDWNGSGMSVMEMSHRGKHFVQICDEAESDLRELLSLPADYAVMFMQGGGSGENAIVPMNLMGRRGTPAADFVVTGHWSKRSHAEAGRYGSAHIAASSAQATQLDGREQAPFTWVPATDTWQVRKESAYLHLCSNETIGGVEFLDWPDTAALGAPDVPLVVDASSHFLSRPLDVARCGMVYAGAQKNAGPAGVTMVIARRDLIGHALPICPSAFDYANVAAEHSRYNTPPTFAIYIAGLVFKWVKANGGVAGMEAANKAKADLLYGYLDSTSFYRNPIHAPVRSRMNVPFVLRDDSLNDAFLQGAEAAGLTQLKGHKSVGGMRASIYNAVPLAAVQDLVAYLKEFERRHG from the coding sequence ATGGCCCGCCCCTGGAACTTCTCGGCTGGCCCCTCGGCCCTGCCCGAGGTGGTATTGCGGCAAGCCGCCGCGGAAATGCTGGACTGGAACGGCAGCGGCATGTCGGTGATGGAAATGAGCCATCGCGGCAAGCATTTCGTGCAGATCTGCGACGAAGCCGAAAGCGATCTGCGCGAGCTGCTGAGCCTGCCGGCCGACTACGCCGTCATGTTCATGCAGGGCGGCGGTTCCGGGGAAAACGCCATTGTTCCCATGAATCTCATGGGACGCCGCGGCACGCCGGCCGCGGACTTCGTCGTCACGGGCCATTGGTCCAAGCGTTCGCACGCCGAAGCCGGGCGCTACGGCAGCGCCCACATCGCCGCCAGCAGCGCCCAGGCGACGCAGCTGGACGGCCGCGAGCAGGCCCCGTTCACCTGGGTGCCCGCCACCGATACCTGGCAGGTGCGCAAGGAATCCGCCTATCTGCACCTGTGCAGCAACGAGACCATCGGCGGCGTGGAATTCCTCGACTGGCCCGACACGGCCGCGCTGGGCGCGCCCGATGTGCCGCTGGTTGTGGACGCGTCCTCGCATTTCCTGTCGCGTCCGCTGGACGTCGCGCGCTGCGGCATGGTGTACGCCGGCGCGCAGAAGAACGCCGGCCCGGCCGGCGTGACCATGGTCATCGCCCGCCGCGACCTGATCGGCCACGCCTTGCCGATCTGCCCGTCGGCCTTCGACTATGCCAACGTCGCCGCCGAGCACTCGCGCTACAACACGCCGCCCACCTTCGCGATCTACATCGCCGGGCTGGTGTTCAAGTGGGTCAAGGCCAACGGCGGCGTGGCCGGCATGGAAGCCGCCAACAAGGCCAAGGCCGACCTGCTGTACGGCTACCTGGACAGCACCAGCTTCTACCGCAATCCGATCCACGCGCCCGTGCGCTCGCGCATGAACGTGCCGTTCGTGCTGCGCGACGACTCGCTCAACGATGCCTTCCTGCAGGGCGCCGAGGCCGCCGGCCTGACGCAGCTGAAGGGGCACAAGAGCGTGGGTGGCATGCGCGCCTCCATCTACAACGCCGTGCCGCTGGCCGCGGTGCAGGACCTGGTCGCCTACCTGAAAGAATTCGAGCGCCGCCATGGATGA
- the pheA gene encoding prephenate dehydratase, with amino-acid sequence MDEDLQRALRPLRDRIDALDAQILDLLSQRARAAQEVGEAKHAAQADGPVLRPEREAEVIRRLQQLNPGPFPNAAVASVWTEIISACRGLERGMTVAYLGPQGSFSEQAALEHFGHAVQKLPCPSFDEVFRAVEAGQADVGMVPVENSTEGAVNRSLDLLLNTPLKILGERSLVIRHCLMSKSGGMDGIKAIAAHPQALAQCQGWLTRNYPDVERVAASSNSEAARMAAADPSVAAIAGEVAAPAWELQVVASGIQDDPHNRTRFLAIGYIEPLVSGQDKTSLILAVPNRAGAVYEMLAPLAANGVSMTRFESRPARTGQWEYYFYVDVLGHRNDENVASALATLQAQVAYLKVLGSYPAP; translated from the coding sequence ATGGATGAAGACCTGCAGCGCGCGCTGCGCCCGTTGCGCGACCGCATCGATGCGCTCGACGCGCAGATCCTCGACCTGCTGTCGCAGCGCGCTCGCGCCGCGCAGGAAGTGGGCGAGGCCAAGCACGCCGCCCAGGCCGACGGCCCGGTGCTGCGGCCCGAGCGTGAGGCCGAAGTCATCCGCCGCCTGCAGCAGCTCAATCCCGGCCCCTTTCCGAACGCCGCCGTGGCTTCGGTCTGGACGGAAATCATCTCGGCCTGTCGCGGCCTGGAGCGCGGCATGACGGTTGCCTACCTGGGCCCGCAAGGCTCGTTCTCCGAGCAGGCGGCGCTGGAGCATTTCGGACACGCGGTGCAGAAGCTGCCGTGCCCGTCCTTCGATGAAGTGTTCCGCGCCGTCGAGGCCGGCCAGGCCGACGTGGGCATGGTGCCGGTGGAAAATTCCACCGAAGGCGCCGTCAACCGCAGCCTGGACCTGTTGCTGAACACGCCGCTCAAGATCCTGGGCGAGCGTTCGCTGGTGATCCGTCATTGCCTGATGTCGAAATCCGGCGGCATGGACGGCATCAAGGCCATCGCCGCCCACCCGCAGGCGCTGGCCCAGTGCCAGGGCTGGCTGACCCGCAACTATCCCGACGTCGAGCGCGTGGCCGCTTCCAGCAATTCGGAAGCGGCGCGCATGGCCGCCGCCGATCCGTCCGTCGCGGCGATCGCCGGCGAAGTGGCCGCGCCGGCCTGGGAATTGCAGGTGGTGGCCTCCGGCATCCAGGACGATCCGCACAACCGCACGCGCTTCCTGGCCATCGGCTATATCGAGCCGCTGGTCAGCGGTCAGGACAAGACCAGCCTGATCCTGGCCGTGCCGAACCGCGCCGGCGCCGTCTATGAAATGCTGGCGCCGCTGGCGGCCAATGGCGTGTCCATGACGCGCTTCGAGTCGCGCCCGGCCCGCACCGGCCAGTGGGAATACTATTTCTACGTCGATGTCCTGGGGCACCGCAACGACGAAAACGTCGCCAGTGCCCTCGCCACCCTGCAGGCGCAGGTCGCCTATCTGAAGGTGCTGGGTTCCTACCCGGCGCCGTGA
- the hisC gene encoding histidinol-phosphate transaminase — protein MTNASKPLVAPAHVSAIAPYQAGKPIEELAREFGLDPAGIVKLASNENPLGMPKSARAAMLAAAESLARYPDPNGFDLKSALATRYGVPMNWITLGNGSNDILEIVALALLEPGTSAVYAQHSFAVYRLATQARGARHIVVPAKDYGHDLDAMFDAIADDTRVVFIANPNNPTGTFVPGEQVAAFLERVQAAHGDRVTVVLDEAYNEYLDPEFRFDSTALARRYPNLIVSRTFSKAYGLAGLRVGFAVSQPALTDLLNRVRQPFNVNTLAQAAAIAALADSAYLEEAYATNKAGKAQLCQAFDALKLRYVPSYGNFVLVHVGDAPRINLELLKRGVIVRPVAGDGLPEWLRVSIGLPQENARFIEALSAILAA, from the coding sequence ATGACCAACGCATCCAAGCCTCTCGTCGCCCCCGCCCACGTCAGCGCCATCGCGCCCTACCAGGCGGGCAAGCCCATCGAGGAACTGGCCCGCGAGTTCGGGCTGGATCCGGCCGGCATCGTCAAGCTGGCGTCGAATGAAAACCCGCTGGGCATGCCCAAGTCGGCGCGCGCGGCCATGCTGGCGGCGGCCGAGTCGCTGGCGCGCTATCCAGACCCCAACGGCTTTGACCTGAAGTCGGCGCTGGCCACGCGCTACGGCGTGCCGATGAACTGGATCACGCTGGGCAACGGTTCCAACGACATCCTGGAAATCGTGGCGTTGGCGCTGCTGGAGCCGGGCACTTCGGCCGTGTACGCGCAGCATTCCTTCGCCGTCTACCGGCTGGCCACGCAGGCGCGCGGCGCGCGCCACATCGTGGTGCCGGCCAAGGACTACGGCCATGACCTGGACGCGATGTTCGACGCCATTGCCGACGACACCCGCGTGGTCTTCATCGCCAACCCGAACAATCCCACCGGCACCTTCGTGCCGGGCGAGCAGGTCGCTGCTTTCCTGGAGCGCGTGCAGGCCGCCCATGGCGACCGCGTGACCGTGGTGCTGGACGAGGCCTACAACGAATACCTGGATCCGGAATTCCGCTTCGACAGCACCGCGCTGGCGCGCCGCTATCCGAACCTGATCGTCTCGCGCACTTTCTCCAAGGCCTACGGCCTGGCCGGCCTGCGCGTGGGCTTCGCCGTGTCGCAGCCGGCGCTGACCGATCTGCTCAACCGCGTGCGCCAGCCGTTCAATGTCAACACGCTGGCCCAGGCCGCCGCCATCGCCGCGCTGGCCGACAGCGCCTACCTGGAAGAGGCCTACGCCACCAACAAGGCGGGCAAGGCCCAGCTGTGCCAGGCCTTCGACGCGCTCAAGCTGCGCTACGTGCCCAGCTACGGCAACTTCGTGCTGGTGCATGTGGGCGACGCGCCCCGCATCAATCTGGAATTGCTCAAGCGTGGCGTGATCGTGCGTCCGGTGGCCGGCGACGGCCTGCCGGAATGGCTGCGCGTGTCCATCGGACTGCCGCAGGAAAACGCCCGCTTCATCGAGGCGCTGAGCGCGATCCTGGCCGCATGA
- a CDS encoding prephenate dehydrogenase/arogenate dehydrogenase family protein — protein sequence MNGVSASADQGAAGPLIPVLAVAGVGLIGGSFAAALRRAGKVGKVLGVGRNAQSLARALELGLIDEAVSAEVAAARADMILLATPVGGLRDLLIRMLPTLAPRAILTDAGSTKAEVVDVARAALGGRCAQFVPGHPIAGAERTGPEAADAGLYRGRNVVLTPLPENAAEDVARVRAAWQACGATVVDMEAQAHDRVFASVSHLPHLLSAVYMEQVATAADARRRLDLAGSGFRDFTRIAAGSPEMWRDIFLSNRDAMLTELAEVRAVLDRAERAIADGDGAGLQALLETAAQARRDWRKE from the coding sequence ATGAACGGTGTTTCCGCTTCCGCCGATCAGGGGGCCGCTGGCCCCCTGATTCCTGTCCTGGCCGTGGCGGGCGTGGGGTTGATCGGCGGTTCGTTCGCCGCCGCGCTGCGCCGCGCCGGCAAGGTCGGCAAGGTGCTGGGGGTAGGGCGCAACGCTCAATCGCTGGCGCGCGCGCTGGAACTGGGCTTGATTGACGAGGCCGTCAGCGCCGAGGTCGCGGCGGCCCGGGCCGACATGATCCTGCTGGCCACGCCCGTGGGCGGCCTGCGCGACCTGCTGATCCGGATGCTGCCCACGCTCGCGCCGCGCGCGATCCTGACGGACGCCGGCAGCACCAAGGCCGAAGTGGTCGATGTGGCGCGCGCCGCCCTGGGCGGGCGTTGCGCGCAGTTCGTGCCCGGCCATCCCATCGCCGGCGCGGAACGCACCGGGCCCGAGGCGGCCGACGCCGGCCTGTATCGCGGGCGCAACGTGGTGCTCACGCCGCTGCCCGAGAACGCGGCGGAGGACGTGGCCCGCGTGCGCGCGGCCTGGCAGGCCTGCGGCGCGACGGTGGTCGACATGGAAGCGCAGGCGCATGACCGCGTGTTCGCCTCGGTCAGCCATCTGCCGCACCTGCTGTCCGCCGTCTACATGGAGCAGGTGGCCACGGCCGCCGACGCCCGTCGCCGGCTGGACCTGGCGGGCAGCGGTTTTCGGGATTTCACGCGCATCGCGGCCGGTTCGCCGGAAATGTGGCGGGACATCTTCCTGTCCAACCGCGATGCCATGCTGACGGAACTGGCCGAGGTACGCGCCGTGCTGGACCGCGCCGAGCGCGCGATCGCGGACGGCGATGGCGCCGGCCTGCAGGCATTGCTGGAAACGGCGGCGCAGGCGCGCCGCGACTGGCGCAAGGAGTAG